The Thermus antranikianii DSM 12462 DNA segment GAGAACGTGGGGCGGACGGGGCGGCACAACACCTTCTTCGAGATGCTGGGCAACTTCTCCTTCGGGGACTACTTCAAGAAGGAGGCCATCCTCTGGGCCTGGGAGTTCCTCACCGACCCCAAGTGGCTGGGCCTGGATCCGGATCGGCTCTGGGTCACGGTCTACGAGGACGACGACGAGGCCTACGCCATCTGGCGGGACCTGGTGGGGGTGCCCGAGGAAAAGATCGGCCGCTTCGGGGAGGACGAGAACTACTGGCCGGGAGGGGCCATCACCCACGGGCCCAATGGGCCCTCGGGCCCTTGCTCGGAGATCTTCTACGACCGGGGCCCGGCCTTCGGTACCCCGGACGAAACCGGCCCCAACACGGGAAGCGGGGACCGGTTCGTGGAGATCTGGAACCTGGTCTTCACCCAGTACGACCGCCAAGGCCCCATCCCCGGCCCCGGGATCCTCAAGCCCTTGCCCCAGAAGAACATCGACACCGGCATGGGCCTGTACCGGGTGGCGGCCATCCTGCAGGACGTGGAGGACTTCTACCGCACGGACACCTTCTACCCCATCATCGAGCGGGTGGCCCTCTTTAGCGGTAAGCCCTACGAGGGGAAGGCCTCGGTGAGCCACCGGGTCATCGCCGACCATATCCGGGCGGTGGTGGCGGCCTTGGCCGACGGGGTGACCTTCTCCAACACCGGCCGGGGCTACGTGATCCGCAGGCTCCTTCGCCGGGCCCTCCGCCACGGTTACCTTTTGGGCCTGCAGGAACCCTTCCTCCACCGCCTGGCCCCGGTGGTGGCGGAGCTTCTTGGGGACTTCTACCCGGAGATGCGGGAGAACCTTCCCGCGGTGGAGAAGCAGATCCGCCTCGAGGAGGAGCGCTTCCTGGAAACCCTGGAAGGGGGCTTGAAGCGGCTGGACACCCTGCTTTCGGGCCTTAGGCCCGGGGAGGTGCTTCCGGGGGCGGAGGCCTTCCGCCTCTACGACACCTACGGTTTCCCCCTGGACCTCACGGTGGAGATCGCCGCGGAAAGGGGCTTCGGGGTGGACACCGAGGGTTTCAAAAGGGCCATGGAGGAGCAGCAGGAGCGTTCCCGGGCGGCCATGGCCTTTGAGCGGGAGATCTTCAAGAAGAGCGCCCAGGTGCTGGAGGAACTCTACGCGGAACGGGGGGCCACGGAGTTCTTGGGCTACGGGACCCTGGAGGCGGAGGGCACCGTCTTGGCCCTTCTGGCGGGGGACCAAAGCCTGGAGGAGGCGGGCCCCGGGACCGAGGTCCAGGTGGTCTTGGACCGGACTCCCTTCTACGCGGAAGGGGGGGGACAGATTGGGGACTTCGGCCACCTGGAGTGGCCCTCGGGCCGGGCCAGGGTGGAGACCACCCTCAAGACGGAAAGGGGGATCTTCCTGCACCGGGCCAAGGTGGAGGAGGGCACCCTCCGGGTGGGGGAAAGGGTGCGGGCGGTGGTGGACCCTGCCCGCCGGGACACGGAGCGCCACCACACCGCCACCCACCTCCTCCACGCCGCTTTGAGGGCGGTCTTGGGCCCCCATGTGCGCCAGGCGGGGAGCCTGGTGGCCCCGGACCGCCTGCGCTTTGACTTCACCCACCCCGAGCCCCTGACCCAGGAGGAGCTGGAGCGGATTGAGCTTTTGGTGAACCGCTGGATCCTGGCGGATTTCCCCGTCACCTGGCGCTACCTGCCCCTGGAGGAGGCCAAGCGGGAAGGGGCCATGGCCCTTTTCGGGGAGAAGTACGGGGAGGTGGTGCGGGTGGTGCGGGTGGAGGGAAGCCCCCTGCCTGGGGTGGAGTCCAAGGAGCTTTGCGGGGGCACCCACGTGCGGCGCACGGGGGAGATCGGGGCCTTCCTCATCCAGAAGGAGGAGGCGGTTTCCGCCGGGGTGAGGCGCCTCGAGGCGGTGGCCGGGGAATGGGCGGTGCGCTTCGCCCGCAGGGCTTTGAACCGAGTGAGGGCTTTGGCCGAGAGGCTTTCCGTGGGGGAGGCCAACCTGGAGGAGCGGCTGGAGAGGCTCTTGCAGGAGCTTAAGGCCAAGGAAAAGGAGGTGGAAAGCCTTAAGGCGCGCCTGGTGCAGGCGGAGCTTAAGAAGGAGGTCGCCCTTTCGGAGAAGGGGGGCTTGCGCTACGGGGTGCTGGAGCTTTCCGGGGTGGATATGGCCGCCTTGCGCCAGGCGGCGGACGATCTGGTGGCCAAGGGGGCGGATGTGGCCCTGGTCCTGAGCGGGGGGCAGGCGGTGCTGAAGCTTTCCCCAAAGGCCCAGGAAAGGGGCCTCGAGGCGGGGGCCCTTTTCCGGGCCCTTGCGGAGCGAGCGGGGGGGCGGGGGGGTGGGAAGGGAGCCCTGGCCCAGGGGGCAGGGCTTTCCCCGGAAAAGGCCCGGGTGGCTCTTCCCGACCTCCTTCCTTGAGGGAGGCCCCTAGCCTCGCCGGGGTGCCTGGCAGGGGACACCCTCCCCCGGTAAAATGAGCCCATGGCCATGTTGCTGAACCTGGTGGCGGTGGCCCTTTCCTGGGCCCTTTTCGGCCTCACCTTTGGGCGGTACCGGGGGCGTCCCTCCCTTCACAACGCCCTCTACTCCCTGGGCCTCCTTCTCTTCGCCCTGGCGGTTTCCGCCGAGTTTCTGTCCAAGCTCCTGGGTGCCTGGAACCCCTTCCTCTATCGGCTTTGGTACCTCACCGGGGCCATGCACGGGGTGACCTTTTTGGGCCTGGGAAGCCTGGCCCTTTTGAACCCCAAGGCGGCCCGGGGGCTTCTTTGGGTGCTCCTGCCCTTTATCCTCTATGGGTTTTATCTGGTGGTCTCGGCCCCTCTGGACTTTTCCCAGCTCCCTGCGCCCTATGCCCCCTCGGGCAAAGCCTTCCCCGAGCCGAGCCTCACCTCGCCCAGGCTTTGGACCATTCCCTTTAACCTCCTGGGCACGGTGCTGCTGGCCGGGGTGGCCCTTTACACCACCCTCCTCTTCTGGAGAAAGAACCCCCTTAGGGCCCAGGGCACGGCCCTCATCTTCCTGGCGGCTTTGGTGTTGGCCTCCACCAGCACCTTAAACCGCTTTGGGGTGGTGGGCCTCGAGGAGGCGGGAAGGGCCATTGGGGTTGCCCTACTCTACCTCGGGGTGGTCTTGGCGGATCGCAGCGTGCAGTATGCGGGTGGGCGCGCTTGACGTGGGAGAGGCCAGGATCGGCCTGGCGGTGGGGGAGGAGGGAAGCCCCTTCGCCTTCGGCCGGGGTTATCTGGTGCGGAGGAGCCTGGAAGAGGACGTGGCGGCCCTCCTGGACTTCGTGCGCCGGGAGGGGTTAGGGAAGCTCCTGGTGGGCCTTCCCTTGCGCACCGACCTCAAGGAAAGCGCCCAGGCCCAGAGGGTCCTTCCCCTGGTGGAGGCGCTTAGGGCCAAGGGGGTGGAGGTGGAGCTTGTGGACGAGCGCTACACCACCCAGGCGGCGGCCAGGCGTCTGAGACACGCCCCCAAACGGATCCGCCGGGAGAAGGGCCGGTTGGACGAGATGAGCGCGGTGATCCTCTTGGAGGGCTACCTTGCGGGAAGGCTCTAGGCGCTGGCTCTGGCGGGGGGTGGTGGCCCTTTTCGTCACCTTCGCCCTTCTCCTCTTCTACGCCCTCTGGCTTTTGGGCCCCACGGGAAAAGAGGCCACGGTGCGCATTCCCCGGGGGGCCACGGGGCAGGAGGTGGCCAGGATCCTGGAGGAGGCCGGGCTTTTGCGCTCCGGGTACCTCTTTTCCGCCTACCTGCGCTTCTCCGGCCGGGCCAAGAAGCTGGTCCCTGGGGTCTACCGCCTCGAGGGGGACGGGGCCTTCCGCCTGGCCAGGGCCCTCACGGGAGGGGAGAGGCCCCTCACGGTCACCCTCACCTTCCCCGAGGGGGAAAGGGCGGTGGACTACGCCAAAAGGCTTTCCCAGGCGGGCCTGGATGGGGATGGTTTTTTAAGGATTGTCCAGGAGCCTGGTGCCCTGCGCCCCCCGTACGTGGAGGGCAGGTCCCTGGAGGGTTACCTCTTCCCCGCCACCTACACCTTTGACCTCCTGGTTACCCCCGAGGAGGTGGTGCGGGCCCTCCTGGGCCGCTTCGAGGCCGAGCTCACGCCCCCGGTGAGGCGCCTTTTGGAGGAGCGGGGGCTTTCCGTCCACGCCTGGGTGACCCTGGCCTCCATCGTCCAGGCGGAGGCGGGAAGCCAAAAGGAGATGCCCTACATCGCCGGGGTTTTCCTGAACCGACTGGAAAGGGGCATGCCCCTCCAGGCGGATCCCACCGTGGCCTACGCCCTGGGCAAGAGGCTTCCTGAGCTTTCCCGGAAGGCGGGGGACTTCGCCCATGATTCCCCCTACAACACCTACCGCTACGCCGGGCTTCCCCCGGGGCCCATCGGCAACCCGGGGCGGGAGGCCCTCCTTGCCGTGCTCAATCCCGTGCGCACCGACCCCAAGGGGCGCCCTTACCTCTACTTCTTCCACGCCAAGGGGGAGCTTTTCCTCAACACCAGCTTCGAGGCCCACCTCGAGGACCTCCGCCTGCACCGCTATTCTTCGCCGTGACGCAGAAGCCTGAGCTGGGCATAGGCGAAGAGGAGGGTGAGGAGGAGGATGACCACGGTGACCGCGGCGGCGTAGCCCAGCCGGAAGTTCTCGAACCCCGACTCGTAGAGGTAGTAGCCCAAGACCCGGGTGGCCCCGTAGGGCCCGCCCCGGGTGAGGAGGAAGACCGCCGAGTAGGACTGCAGGGAGAGGATGGTGCCCACCACCACCAAAAAGGCCACCGCCGGGCGCATGAGGGGAAGAACTATGTAGCGGAAGGCTTCCAAGGGCCCTGCCCCGTCCACATAGGCGGCCTCCAGAAGGGATTTGGGGATGGCCTTAAGCCGGGCCGAGGCCACCAGGACCCCATACCCCAGGTGCCGCCACAGGGTGAAGAGGACCACCATGACCAAGGCCCAGAACCCCTCCCGGTCCCAAGGGGGGATGGGCAGGAACTGGGCTAAGGCCCCGTACTCGGGGGTGAAGAGGGTGTACCAGCTCAGGGTGGCCCCACCCAGGGTGACGAGCCCGGGCAGGAAGAGAAGGCTTTTGGCAAGGCGCTCGTAGGGTGCCCCTTCCAAAGCCACCGCCAGGGCGATGGAAAGCCCCACGAAAAGGGGCAGGGCCAGGAGCATGAACTTCAGGGTCACCCAGAGGCTTCCCCAGAAGGCGGGGTCTTGGAAAAGATCCCGGTAGTTTTTGAGCCCCACCGGCTTGGGCTCGGAAAGCCCCGACCAGTCCCAGGTGGAAAAGCGAATCACATCCAAAAAGGGGTAGAGGATGAACACCCCCAGGGTGAGGAGGGCGGGAAGGGAGAAGAGGAAAAGGGGAAGGCGCCGCACGGGTTACCAGAGGTAGAGAAGGCTCAGCAGGAAGGGATACCGGTCGGAGGCGGAAACCTCCAGGGCCAGGGGTTCCAGGTAGAGCCTGAACCCGGCTCCCCAGGCCAGGTGGAACCCGCTTTGGTAGCCTAGCCCCCCGTAGGCGGAAAGGGCTCCTCCCGGCACCTCGAGGCTCACCACGGGTCCCAGGTGCACCCCAAAGGGATACCGCAGGTCCAGGCCCAGGCCCACCGAGGTGTAGAGGTCCGCCAGGACCAGGCCCGGGAAGAGGTTGGCCTTGAAGAAGGCGAAGACCTCAGGGTTCTGGGAGACGAGGGCCTGCAGGTCCAGCCCCGTGTCGATTCCCAAGGGGCTAAGGGGCAAAAGGGCGCTTCCCTGCAGGTAGATGCCCTTATCGGGGGCGTACCCGATCCCCAGGGTGTTCTCCGGGTAAGCGGGCATCTGGGCCAGGGCCAGGCTGAGGGCCAGGAGGAAAGGGGCGACTAGACGCTTCATATCCCCCCTATCCTAGCAAAAGCCCCCGGCTTCAAGCCGAGGGCATCGGGGCAGTAAAGGCTTATGGCTGATTGCACGGCTGGGCACCCATGTCCTGGATGAGGAAGTCCTCGAGGCTCATGGTTTGACCAGCAGCGAAGTGCAGGGTGAGGTTCTCCCCAGGGACGCAGTTGTTGTTTTCGTCATCTAGGATCCCCTCAAAGGTGACCACCTTGCTGTCTACCCGCAGGAGCCCGTTTTGGATGTGGATGCGCGTGGGGTTTTCCTCCACCTGCGTGACCTGGAATTCAAGGTGGAGGGATTGGGTAGAGGTGCTGAGGTCTATGGAAACATCCCCAGAGGAGGCATTGAAGTTTTCCAGCAGGCTACCGCAGGTGCCCGGCGTGGCAGAGCCGTTCACCCCCACCTGGCCTTGGGTGTGGAGGGCGCTATCGTTTCCCTGTACCAGCAGGCTGAGATTCCACGCAAGTTCCAAGCGAGAAGGGCTGGTGGTGAGGTTAAGGTTAGCCAAGTCCACCAGGCGCTGGTTGGTGGTGGGATGATCAAGGAAGCCTTTCAGGTTAAGGCTTTGGGGCTCCAAAAGGTACTTGCCGCTTAGGCAGGTACTGGGCCGCCAGCTGGCGGTAAAGGTAGCTTCTCCTTCATTGGATCCATTCTCGCCGAAGTCCACAGCGAAGAAGGCCTTGGTAGGCATTTCTTGGGTGTTCTGCGTATCCCAGGGCTGATGCGTTTCCACGGTGTGGGAGGGAGTTCCCCTGGTGGATGCATCCCAATCTGCCAAAGCCTTGTTCCAGGGATCGGTGGCCTGCTGCTTGAAGCGCAGCTCCAAATCGTTAGAGAAATCCACCTGATTGCAGTTGCCCCCTATGCACTCAATCTTTCCCCGGGGTAAGGAAGAGGTGGCCAGGGGATAAAGCCCCTGAGGTTTCACAGAGAAGATGCTTTCTAAGCGAAGCTCGGCTAGGCTTCCCAGGGTATCGGAAAGGCCTGTCTGCCCTAAGGCAAGGTTCTGCCCGGAAAGTTGCTGTGGGAAAAGGCTTTTGATGGCGTTTTCAAGTTCCCGAATAACTTGTTGGATCTCTCCGGCTAAGGTTTGCAACGCTCCGCTGGTTTCCCCAGGTGAGGCTTGAAGGGATGCTTCGACGGTTACGTTCAGGTTCGCCGTCTTGGTGAGGCTCCCCGCGGTGGCCTTCACCCGGAGGTTGTAGGTGCCGGTGGCCACGCTGGAGGCCACCTGGAGGGTTAGGATCTGGGTCACCGGGTTCGTACCCGTCACGTTCAGGCTGGTGGGGCTCAGGGTGATGCCCTGAGGGGCGGGGGAACCATCCTGCCGCTCCAGGGTCAGGGTCACCTGCCCCGTGAACCCGTTCTGGGGCGACAGGGTGAGCTGCGTGGTCCCGCTACCCCCTTGTTGCACCGTGAGGCTCGTGGGGTTCAGGGAAAGGGTGAAGTCGGGGACGGGGGGCAACTGCTGGGGGCACGCTGTCAAAGCCAAGGACAGGAAACCCAGGACAAGTGAGCGAAACACTCGTTTCATTTGCTTTACCTCCCTTTGGTTAGGTTCGGCATGGTTAGGTTAATGTGTGCAGGATAACTCTTTTCTCCATACATTCATTGTACGGCAAACATTGTACGGCAAACTTGGATTAGCTTACAATCCCCCTATGCTAGTGTCTCCTCCAGTAGCCTTTTCCCTCGAGCCCCGTCCCAACTTAGTTCCCGTAAAGGACCACCCCCTCCTCATCCTGGTGGGCCTCACCGGGGTGGGGAAGAGCACTTTGGTGGAGGCCTTGGGCTTTTCCCGGCTTCCTGACCGCAGGGAGCTGGTGGACCTCTATGTCCTTCCCCGCTACGGGGTCAACCTCCCCATTCCCCGGGAGGAGCGCTTTCGCCTGACTCGGCGCTTCCGGGAGGAGTTCCCGGGAGGGGTGGCGGAGGTCCTGGCCCGGGGGTTTGTGGAGCCCCGCTTCCCCCTTCTCTTTGATGGGCTTAGGGGGGAGGCGGAGGTGGCCTATGCGTTGGAGCATCTGCCCAAGGCGCTTTTCGTGGTCCTTCACGCCCGGGAAGCCACGCGGCTCAAAAGGCTACTTTCCCGCCAGGATGCCTTTGACCGGGTGGAGCTTCGCCCGGAGGAGAAGGCGGAGCTAAGGGCGTTGGCGGAAGGGGTTTTGTCCCCAGAGGAGCTGGAGGAGGCCCTGGCCCTGGCCCCTTGGGAAGAGGTCTTGGCCAAGCTCAAAATCGTGGCCGAGGAGAAGAGAAACTACGATCCCTTGGGCCCCTTGCGCCTCCTTGAGGACCACCCCCGGGCCCTCATCCTGGACACGGAGAGGCTTTCCCTCGAGGAGGAGGTGGAGGCGGTTAGGGGCTTCCTCAGGCGGCTTGGCCTCTAAAATGGCCTCATGGCAACCATCCGCGACCTCAGGCTGGTTCCTTTCCGCATCCCCTTAAGGGCGCCTTTGCGCTGGGGTAAGGCCTCGGAGATGGCGGCCCTGGAGCATGCCCTTTTGCAGGTGGAGCTCAGCGATGGCTCCCTGGGCCAGGCGGAGGTGGCCATCCGCCCCACCATCTACGGGGAAACCCTGGGAAGCGTGCGGGCGGGGCTGGAGTATCTGAAGCCCCGGCTTTTGGGCCTCGAGGCGGACGACCAGGAGGCTATCCGGGCTGTCCTGGAGTCTTTTCCCTGCAACCTGGGCCTTAAGGGAGCTTTGGACCTCGCCCTTTGGGAGGCTTGGGCGAGAAGCGAGGGGGAGGAGCTTTACCAGGTATTGAAGCCCGCCAAGCACCGGGTGCGGGTTTCCTATATTCTGGGCATGGCCTCGGAGGAGGAGCTGCTTTTAGATGCCCGCATGGCCTACGAGGCGGGGGTGCGGGTCTTCAAGGTGAAGGTGGGCCGGGACCTGGAGGAGGATGGCCGGAAGATCGGTCGCCTTAAGGAAGCCTTCCCCGACGCCGAGCTTTACGCCGACGCCAACGAAACCCTTTCCCCCAAGGAGGCCGAGCGCTACCTCCTTGCCTGGAAGGAAATGGGCCTTCTCTACGTGGAAGAGCCCCTGCCCGTTGAGGAGGTGGAGGCCAGGAGGAAGCTAAGGGAGAAGAAAATCCTTCCCCTCATCGCCGACGACTCGGCCATGACCCCCAAGGACCTCCGCCGGGAGCTTCTTCTGGACACCTTTGACATCCTGAACCTGAAGCCCGCCCGCACCGGGGTGACCTGGACCCTGGAGATGCTGGCCTTAGCCCGGGAAAAGGGCAAAAGGGCCATGGTGGGAAGCCAGGCGCAGAGCTCCTTTGGCGCCTACCAGTCGGCGCTTCTCGCCTTCCAACAGGGGGTTACCGAACCCAACGAGCTGGCCTTCCACCTCAAGGCGGAAGGGGGGTTCCTGGACTTCCCCACCTTCCGCCAGGGGTGGCTTTACTGGGAGGACCTGGTGGAGGCGCGGTTTGACGAGGGGGCCTTTCGGCGGTATGCCCTAGAGTAGCTCCATGGCCTTCCTGAAGTCCTGGAGGACCCCCCAGGCTCCCGCCTCGAGGAGGGCTTCCTCCTTGTGCCCCGTGAGCAGGGCGTAGGTGGGTATCCCCGCCCCCACGGCGCTCCTCACCCCGGAGGGCGAGTCCTCAAAGGCCAGGGCTTCCCGGGGGGTGAGGCCCAGGTGCCTTAGGGCCACCCGGTAGGGCAAGGGGTCGGGCTTGCCCCGGCCCACCTCCTCCGCCAGGACCAGAAGGGGCGGGTTCAAACCCAGGGCCTTCAACACATGGCGGGCGTTCTCCCGGGGAGCGTTGGTGACCACCCCCCAGGTGAGGCCCCTGGCCCGGGCCTTTTCCAGAAGCTCCTTAAGGCCGGGCATGGGCTTGAGGTTCAGGGCCAGTTCTCGGAAGCGGGCTTCCTTGGCCTCGATGAGCCTTCGGGCTTCCTCTCCCTCTAGCCCCAAAAGGTCCTTGACGATCTCGGGGTTAAGGCGGCCAGAGATGCGCTTTCGGTAGAAGTCCTCGTTCACCTCGAGGCCATAGGGCGCCA contains these protein-coding regions:
- the alaS gene encoding alanine--tRNA ligase yields the protein MRTAEIREKYLSFFEGKGHLRLPSFSLIPENDPSLLFTSAGMAPLKPYFLGAKPIFGGKEWRRITTCQKCLRVGDIENVGRTGRHNTFFEMLGNFSFGDYFKKEAILWAWEFLTDPKWLGLDPDRLWVTVYEDDDEAYAIWRDLVGVPEEKIGRFGEDENYWPGGAITHGPNGPSGPCSEIFYDRGPAFGTPDETGPNTGSGDRFVEIWNLVFTQYDRQGPIPGPGILKPLPQKNIDTGMGLYRVAAILQDVEDFYRTDTFYPIIERVALFSGKPYEGKASVSHRVIADHIRAVVAALADGVTFSNTGRGYVIRRLLRRALRHGYLLGLQEPFLHRLAPVVAELLGDFYPEMRENLPAVEKQIRLEEERFLETLEGGLKRLDTLLSGLRPGEVLPGAEAFRLYDTYGFPLDLTVEIAAERGFGVDTEGFKRAMEEQQERSRAAMAFEREIFKKSAQVLEELYAERGATEFLGYGTLEAEGTVLALLAGDQSLEEAGPGTEVQVVLDRTPFYAEGGGQIGDFGHLEWPSGRARVETTLKTERGIFLHRAKVEEGTLRVGERVRAVVDPARRDTERHHTATHLLHAALRAVLGPHVRQAGSLVAPDRLRFDFTHPEPLTQEELERIELLVNRWILADFPVTWRYLPLEEAKREGAMALFGEKYGEVVRVVRVEGSPLPGVESKELCGGTHVRRTGEIGAFLIQKEEAVSAGVRRLEAVAGEWAVRFARRALNRVRALAERLSVGEANLEERLERLLQELKAKEKEVESLKARLVQAELKKEVALSEKGGLRYGVLELSGVDMAALRQAADDLVAKGADVALVLSGGQAVLKLSPKAQERGLEAGALFRALAERAGGRGGGKGALAQGAGLSPEKARVALPDLLP
- the ruvX gene encoding Holliday junction resolvase RuvX, whose product is MRVGALDVGEARIGLAVGEEGSPFAFGRGYLVRRSLEEDVAALLDFVRREGLGKLLVGLPLRTDLKESAQAQRVLPLVEALRAKGVEVELVDERYTTQAAARRLRHAPKRIRREKGRLDEMSAVILLEGYLAGRL
- the mltG gene encoding endolytic transglycosylase MltG, coding for MREGSRRWLWRGVVALFVTFALLLFYALWLLGPTGKEATVRIPRGATGQEVARILEEAGLLRSGYLFSAYLRFSGRAKKLVPGVYRLEGDGAFRLARALTGGERPLTVTLTFPEGERAVDYAKRLSQAGLDGDGFLRIVQEPGALRPPYVEGRSLEGYLFPATYTFDLLVTPEEVVRALLGRFEAELTPPVRRLLEERGLSVHAWVTLASIVQAEAGSQKEMPYIAGVFLNRLERGMPLQADPTVAYALGKRLPELSRKAGDFAHDSPYNTYRYAGLPPGPIGNPGREALLAVLNPVRTDPKGRPYLYFFHAKGELFLNTSFEAHLEDLRLHRYSSP
- a CDS encoding carbohydrate ABC transporter permease, with the translated sequence MRRLPLFLFSLPALLTLGVFILYPFLDVIRFSTWDWSGLSEPKPVGLKNYRDLFQDPAFWGSLWVTLKFMLLALPLFVGLSIALAVALEGAPYERLAKSLLFLPGLVTLGGATLSWYTLFTPEYGALAQFLPIPPWDREGFWALVMVVLFTLWRHLGYGVLVASARLKAIPKSLLEAAYVDGAGPLEAFRYIVLPLMRPAVAFLVVVGTILSLQSYSAVFLLTRGGPYGATRVLGYYLYESGFENFRLGYAAAVTVVILLLTLLFAYAQLRLLRHGEE
- a CDS encoding Ig domain-containing protein, encoding MKRVFRSLVLGFLSLALTACPQQLPPVPDFTLSLNPTSLTVQQGGSGTTQLTLSPQNGFTGQVTLTLERQDGSPAPQGITLSPTSLNVTGTNPVTQILTLQVASSVATGTYNLRVKATAGSLTKTANLNVTVEASLQASPGETSGALQTLAGEIQQVIRELENAIKSLFPQQLSGQNLALGQTGLSDTLGSLAELRLESIFSVKPQGLYPLATSSLPRGKIECIGGNCNQVDFSNDLELRFKQQATDPWNKALADWDASTRGTPSHTVETHQPWDTQNTQEMPTKAFFAVDFGENGSNEGEATFTASWRPSTCLSGKYLLEPQSLNLKGFLDHPTTNQRLVDLANLNLTTSPSRLELAWNLSLLVQGNDSALHTQGQVGVNGSATPGTCGSLLENFNASSGDVSIDLSTSTQSLHLEFQVTQVEENPTRIHIQNGLLRVDSKVVTFEGILDDENNNCVPGENLTLHFAAGQTMSLEDFLIQDMGAQPCNQP
- a CDS encoding enolase C-terminal domain-like protein, with translation MATIRDLRLVPFRIPLRAPLRWGKASEMAALEHALLQVELSDGSLGQAEVAIRPTIYGETLGSVRAGLEYLKPRLLGLEADDQEAIRAVLESFPCNLGLKGALDLALWEAWARSEGEELYQVLKPAKHRVRVSYILGMASEEELLLDARMAYEAGVRVFKVKVGRDLEEDGRKIGRLKEAFPDAELYADANETLSPKEAERYLLAWKEMGLLYVEEPLPVEEVEARRKLREKKILPLIADDSAMTPKDLRRELLLDTFDILNLKPARTGVTWTLEMLALAREKGKRAMVGSQAQSSFGAYQSALLAFQQGVTEPNELAFHLKAEGGFLDFPTFRQGWLYWEDLVEARFDEGAFRRYALE
- a CDS encoding HAD family hydrolase, which produces MLKALLFDLDGTLADTDPLHLLAWREVLAPYGLEVNEDFYRKRISGRLNPEIVKDLLGLEGEEARRLIEAKEARFRELALNLKPMPGLKELLEKARARGLTWGVVTNAPRENARHVLKALGLNPPLLVLAEEVGRGKPDPLPYRVALRHLGLTPREALAFEDSPSGVRSAVGAGIPTYALLTGHKEEALLEAGAWGVLQDFRKAMELL